AAGAAAATTGCAATATTCAACGATTTGTACTTCGCATTAATAACAACGATCTTCACGATTTTACAGAATTTCATTTTTGAGATGCAAAAATGGCTGCCCGAGTTCAGCTCGCACGTCGTGCGAGTATTGACTGTAAGagaaggagaaaaaaaaatcgaaacccATCAATTTCAGGAAGCGTGAGCAGAATACGTGCGATAAACGAGCGTGTCTGTATATATGCACCGTAAATAATTCGAAACACGTAGCGTGGTTCCGTTTCTTCAGTTATCCTTCCCGCGCTACAAAATTCAACCACGGCAAAAAGGGCGCAACGAGTGTCTACAGGGGAGTGTAATGTCTGCTGACAATGAGTGCTATCCCTTCTGCCCAGCTGCATGATTACAGCGGGTACAAGAGGCGAAAGAAGGGAGGGGCTCGAGTGTGATATTAGAAACTGGTGGAAAGGTTTTCGCCGCCGGAAAAGATAAGGAAGGATAGACATGCACGAAAATACTACAGAGGGTAACCAGACGCGGGTAAATTTCTGTTTCCCCGTAGATAAGCAATCAACCCCTTTCAACAACCGTGTTTGAACGGGGGAAAATATTACTGACTTTCAGAAACGGCCAAGAAAACGTCTCTCTTTCGGTAAGATGATCGAGAATGGAGTCTACCGATAATAGGACCGACGTCTCTTCTAGCAGGCTGCACCGGTTACAGTAGCGACAGCCGTGGAAACAGGCAACGATGAAACGAAAGCGAGAAGCTTCTGTTCCGTTAAAGATAAAGGAGACCGACTCAACGAGACTACGAGATTCGTGGAACTTCTTTTAAGTTTGTTGAACTGTTTCTTTCAATTCTGCAGAGAAATCAGTGATAATCACTTCGCGATGTTTCTTTGTTTCAGGCTTATCTAAAACTAGTCTTTGTAACGCAAATCTCATTCCTACATTTTGATGCAaaatataaatgtttggtaatgcgATAAAATTAATTGTATACATTTGGAGAAATCAATGATAAACTCTTTGCAATGTTTCTTTGTTTCAGGCTTATCTGAAACTAGTCTTTGTAACAGGGATCAAACATCTACATTTTGAtagaaaatataaatgtttggtaacgcGACAAAATTAATTTATCATTGATTTCTCGAAATATATACAATTTATCATTGTTCACAAGTTTATCATTGATTTCTCTAAAGGTATGCAACTCTTGGCAATGTTTCTTTGTTTCAGGCTCATCTGAAACTAGTCTTTGTAACCTGGCATCTTATTCCTACATTTTGATGCAAAATATGTTTGGTAACGCGACAAAATCAAATGTATACATTTGGAAAAATCAATGATAAACTCTTTGCAATGTTTCTTTGTTTCAGGCTTATCTGAAACTAGACTTTGTAACGCAGATCATAATCCTGCATTTTgatacaaaatataaatatttctaacGCGACAAAATTAATTGTATACATTTAAAGAAATCAATGATAAACTCTTTGCAATGTTTCTTTGTTTCAGGCTTATCTGAAACTGGTCTTTGTAACGCGGATCTTATTCCTGCATTTTgacaaaaaatataaatgtttctAACGTGACCAAATTGAttgtatacatttttatttgCTTTTCAGATACGTAATTATTTATGGATTTGCGAGACagcatttttataataataggtAGCGTTAAATGGATAATATGTCGTGAAAGTAGAGAATGATTTTGAAGAAAATATACGACTCCTACGAGCAATATAATCCGTGCGTTAGCGGTTGTACGCTTGGCCTGTGCGTGACTGAGGGTCACATGTGGCAAGCAATAATTAAACTCGTGAACCGtgcgttatttttttttcaatttaattcttgcATGTTGCATAAAACTGTACGCATAAGCGcagcattaaaaaatttcattgaaattcattaaatGCAAAGAATTTAGAAACGTTAAATTAAAGTAGCTTCAAATTACATCTTTGTGCATATTccattttcattttaaataaatttccttTGTTCGGTACGCATAGTTTTATGTTGTTAGAAATAAAACTCCAATCAATTCAAGGCGTAAACAAATTTCAGAGAGAaagtatatatttaataattttagtgtgattaaattatttaatttactgaTGCTTTCAAAGACAAAGACAAATTTTTTGAtccatttatttaatatttataaccaGTTTTATTTACAGAttacaaatagaaaataattttgtatacTATCAACTTTTACAGAAGACCGTAGCAAATGTTCTTTTCACGTGACAATGATGAAGTATAATGTTCGCTAACATGGATTAACTGTACAGTCTATAATTACGAAAGCATAAAGGCAAGGAGTAAATTGAAGCACAATGGTAGTCGTCCATATTCTTTAAGCATAATGTAAAAATGTACTCTTCTAATAGATAATTATCTTAACGAGTATTCGTACACTAATACAACTACTTCATTATATGCTCGTTAAAACACAAACAGAGATAAGAATTAGTTACTGAAACTACACAAAAGCAAAAGGTTCAACTCTCCTAACAACCTGCGAAGGTCTGAGAATTTTGCTGAACCTTTGTGTCCAACACCTTTCAGGGGGGCTCTTATCTTTGCATTTTTAGTtagtaaaaaattgtaaatcctTATACGCTATTTAATTTATCCATAAATAAATTCTATATCTTATGTTATAGCTTGAAAGACCGGTGTAACAATTGCCTAACGATCATATAGCCATGCAAGatacataaattatttttaaaaatctaaaTTCTGTAAATCAGTTTACAATGATTTATCAAAAGGCGTGTAGAAGAACGTATAAATAACAATGACGAAAACTTCAACTTTTATTCGACCACACGAGGTCCATTAGAAACCTTCatcattttgttaataactcacAGACTTAAATGAATTTATGCTTGTCATTTTAGGTAATCCTTTGGTTTAACCGTTTTAATACCGTGGTTACATGTTTCTAACTTACTTTAAATTAactaaaattaaacaatttaggCCTGGTGTTGGTTAAAGATCCCAAGTTGACGCTTTAGGTATTTAACTCATTATATTCTACTCATAATCGTGTTTTTCAAAGTAGGGGATGCAAACCTCAAGGGAGGGGGAtacaaaaagaatatttttaatctAGAAATTATTATGTTTTTACAGATAAACGGTACATGTTTGCCCTGGACGTCTGTTTCAAGTTTTAATTCGCTATTTTTCCATCAACTCGAATcgagatgggcaaaattctcCACCGATGCGCCGCTGCTGAATACAAAGAGGGTGAACGCCAGAATAAGGCAAGAAGGGTCTCCTCTAGGTACCGAATGTGCGACGTCGTACGTTATCGCGACCCTCCACTGGGAGGCATTACCTCGTCCCTTCGTATATTTCCTACGGCGTTTTCTCGTTCGTTCCTACAGCAATTTCTCGAATACTGATGCATTCCGTCCAAAATGTTAAAATTGCACATTTTTCTTTATCAGTCGGATACGTTCTACGCGAATATAttcgaatacaaaataaaataaaactcgaTTAAAAATGGTACTAGTTTCTATATTTCACGACTCTTACTCAAAGGAAATTAACTTATCGACAATCCTGCTATAATTACGCAACtgagaattatttttttaatagccTATCGCCTTACGTTTTATATAGGAGTAACTAATTTTACACGAAAACCATTATTTATCATACTCTTTCAATTTGTATAATTAATTCTCTTCGATTCCTACTAAAAATTCTGAATCATTGAAGGCTGTGCGATAGTTATGCAGTGTATCTATAAAATAttctaatattaatttgttcgaaTAGCTGTAGCCTTAATATAGATCAAACACTTTTAAATCAAttgtaaaaatttcatatttatatattagataATACGAACAACATTAGCAAGACAAATGTGATGGACGATTTTCTGTGTGAGTCACTGTACGTTCGTTTGCCGTCTCCGTCTCGAGCGGTCGATAACGCGTAACGTCCTCCCTTGGCGTTGCTGCCGCTCGCTCGACGGTGCTATCGTTATTTCCCCCGGTGGTCTGTATGTCCCCTACCACGGCACCTCCAACGCTCCTGCTTGCTacctcctccccctccccctcccgccGTATCGTCCATGCTCACCATCGTCCGCTTACCCTCGTCGATTCTCTCCCTCCCTCCAGAGAATTTGTATCAGTACGAAAAACGCTAGTGTAATATCACTATTTTGCGATCCTATCGCGATCACACGTATACGAAATTCCGGTTCGTGCAACGGTAGCCGAATATTCGATATCCGAACGGATTAAACGTTACGCTTATTGAATCGTCGAGCAGGGTACTTCGACGAGATCGGTTTGGTCGTCCGAGCCTTTCGATACTGGTATTATCGAGGTAGTTGGCACCGCGGCGTTTAATTCGCGTTTCAAGTATTcgaatcgagaaaaaaattatcgcGTAAACGATGGCGTACGAAATACGCGCCATTAAACGTCCATTGCAGCTCTCTGTGAACGCTCGTGTACGTTAACAGCAGCTAAATTAGCTTGTTTTTGTTCTCCCGTATCCTATACAAAGCCATAATATTTGATATTGCACGTGTTATTTAAACCTTTTATAAACCTGATACGTTTGGTGTAACCGTTACCGTTGTAAAGCGCAGCGAACATAGTCGAATTACACAGTTAGTGCACACTATTGTAGTCCGTGTATTACAAATGAATACGGCGTAAGGTAGTCGTTGTTCATTTCATTTAACTTTAATCTAGGTTCGAGGTATCGTTGTTTGGTATCCGTTTCGCTATAATCTGAATTTTTGTACAGTAAGGGAAAACGCTGATATTTCGTTCCGAGTGATATCGGTTATATGGGCGTAGGATAAGATTTTACGCTCGGGGTAAGATAATTTGAAAAGTGATGTCTTTCAGTTTCCATTTTCTACCAGACACTCCCGCCGTTTGGTCTCTCTTGCCAAGGGGAACCCCTTTCCGTACCGTGACATCGGGTAGAGTAGAAGACAAGCGATGGAGGGGAAGGGATGAGATCACTGTTGACTCGTTCGCGCGCGTTCAATCGCCTCCTTCGTGAACGACAGAGGTGCGCAACGCGTGCTTTGTCGCCGTCTACCCTACAGAGATGAGCAAACTTCgaaaaatagaaaatgaatAAGCTCAAATGATAGATACGTAGTTATTCATTCGATATAAGCTatgattcaaatttttatttgtattcaACCAGCAAATAGAATAAAGAGTAGTTTATcccttattcgttattcgagattTTCGTCTATAAATAACAATGTGTTCGTGATACATTAGTATTCATACTACTGGAATTTTTATACAACGCAACACGTACGATAAATGCTATAAAGTTTGTTATAAAATCTGAATATTATTAATCAATATTGTGCAACGTTGAATATCATTCTTTTCGGTATTTAAAGTTGCGCACCCCTGATATACACAGATATCGCGGCCTCCCGACATCTTTCGTCCAACAGAGAAGACTGACGAGACCACTGTGTTTCTATTGGTCAACCCCAACAGCGTCTTAAGCTACCGCGCTTTCAATTGCTCACCAACGAAACACGTTTCTTATTCGCGATTCGAGAATGTCGTGGAACACAGACTCGTTGCATTCCAGTGAGGATCGATTTTACGAAAGTTACGAGTAACGATTCATAAGCATTTTGAATACTTGCTTGCTGTTAAAAATGTATGCGAGGAAGAATAACATCGCTTCTGCCTAGAATAGCAATTGAGTTTTCAGTTTATTCCTCAAAACAACGAGCAAGTCTAGTTGGATGGTCGATGGCTCTATTTCTGTACGATGTGGCAAACTTGGCGAATGTAATTTATCCAGACATCTTTGCATAATATATCATTGCTAATGGACCAAGACGTGGATGTAATTGCTCTAAGGCAGACATGTCCAATTTATTTTTGTTCGAGGGCCAGTTTGCATTTTGCTACCGTGTCTTGGGCTAGTTCATGATAACGATGTCATGTATTtgtgattaaattaattaatattttctttttaatcttTGCAAAGATGTTCATCTTCTCTTGGATATACTTTATTCTCTGTCTATAAACTTCTCACTGACAATATGAAAAGAATTCCTCGCAATTTCTTGTCGTGGTGGACAGTACACTGAAGCTGTAGTTAGCCAGCCTTCCACGTTTTTTACTTTGGCCACTGTTGCCTGAGGAGTTGTCTtcttcgtactttctcgtttcgtGGTGTGTTATCTTTTGTCTGACGAGTATTGCTGCCTCTCCGTGAGCATTATAAAAAGATAAAGTCAACAAAAAGTGAACATACAATTGGAATGCTTCCTTATAAactgaaaaataaaagaattaaaagcaGTATCTATTTACGGTCTGAAAAGAGACGAATATTACCGTAAGATAAACGGCGcaaaacatttaatttttttcgCGCAACTTTCCTAACCACTTTCATCTGCACACCGTCGTGGATGCGCGGCGTCAAAGCATTCGGAGGGGGTTTCGCGCGAGTTTTCGAGTCATAGGTACTGGAATACATTTATTCGGGCGATTCTCACGTGCTTCACTTTTCCTTTGACCACTGCCGAGTAGGTCGTGTGTAATCTACGCTACACGATACGCCGGCTAAAAAGCAGCCTGAAACAGGAGGCGAATAGTAGGAAGGAGTGATACATAGCGCCGCGTACGGGCCACTCTCTGTACGAACTACCTCAAAGTCCATCTAGATTCCAACGTTTCTCTCATTCCTTTTTTCTTCTTTACCGTTTCAGTCGTATTTCGTGGGAAGGGACCCTGGCATCGCACCGATTCCGTTCTCTCCTTCTATCCGACGCCCGTACCGAACGTAAATatattttctctctttctcttcgtTCGCTACCTACCCGAGTCGCTTTTTTCTTGATCTCACCGGCCGAATGAGAAAGCTATTTGCAGAAGATATGGGTCGGCCACCCCGGAATGGAAAGGCTGCTCGGGCTTGACTCTTTTTCTCGGCGCTACCCCGTCGAAGCAAAGGCGTGTACCTTTATGAAACGGTTTACGTCGTGCAAACGATGAGCAGCCTTGGCTCTATTACGCCATTCAACTCTGCGGACATCCTAGCACCGCTCGGTTCGCTTTATACGGCTAATCATTCAGTTTTGTCCAACAAACTGGACAGCCCTCACAGAAACGGAAAAATACAACGTACCAACTTGCTACTTCAGAGATATACCTAACCGTGTACGATATACATATAAGATTAGAACttctttttaataaaatgaCCATCTGACAACaacatttaataatatatttatgcaCAAACGACAAGAATTcttgttttaatatatttacacACCTTGTGGCGCTGCTCTGCTACGGGTAGGAACTCAGAGAAAATTCATACGAGGTCAGAAAAGGGAGAGGGGACCTGCTAGCGGAGTcaccagtaaggctttctagcaggccctgccttagacgactgggatattgggaaatcGGTCGAGGATTGTATggtgttcgaccaccactgggaaaaattttaataggggattctagaggccaaaataagacgaaaatcaagaatactaatttgttgatggaggcttcattataaagttattaacgtttgaagttccatccatattgaatttttttctcgaaaatgcgcaagatttcgggggtatgtctattcaccaaaaattattgtaattgacccctgcaaccgaaaataatttttccaaaacaatttgaaatttttgaattttgtcgaaaaatttgtccaccttactgaatttttttctcgaaagtgtgaaggatttcgaagatatgtctattcactaaaaatgattgtaattgacccccgcaatcgaaaataatttttccagaacgatttgaaatttttttttttcgtcgaaaaaatttggacacctaattagattttcggtaaggaatttttttatcgaaagtgcgtaggatttcgggggtatgtataatgaccaaaaatgattgtgactgacctctgtaactaaatataatttttttagtatgatttgaaattttttaatttcgtctaacaatttcagtacctactcgaatttttttctcgaaagtggataggatttcagaggtatgtgtattcaccaaaaatgattgtaattgaccctcgcaaccaaaaataatttttccagaacgatttgaaatttttgaatttaattgttaataactttttaacgaagcctcaatcaacaaatcagtattcttgattttcgttttattttagtctctagaatcccctattaaaatttttcccagggtggccgaacaccctgtatatagcaaccgagggatggtcgagcgcttgtgagagcgcgacccctctggtggcgagcatgggaggcaacGCCACAACCTTATCGTGGAAGCAGTAGTTTAATTTTTCAGGCATCTTCGTTAAACAAAAATCCAGTAGTAAAAAACAAATTGTATTGTTTTTTTCTACTCTATATACTGTAATGTTAAAATATACTGCAAAAGATCACATTTTTTTTGACAATACCACTAATGACTCCTATCTACATCCtggaataaattttttcaaattataacatAATACAGTTTCTCGTATGTAATTCTCATACACAATAATATGAATCAGAATTGGACTCAGCTTCACCGGTAGTCGGTTGAGTATTTCACAACAGAATGGGAAACGAAAAATTCGTTGAGATACGGTTCTTTCGCCGTTTCGGTGCCAGTCATCTTGGAAACATGCACCAACCGCGGATTTCTTTGTTTACGCTGAATACCGTCTAAGAAAATACCGTGAATATTCGACCATTTCTTTTTCGCGAATGTTACATACACCAAAGTTGCTCTTCTCATTGTTAAATGAATGGAACAGTGTACAAAGAGCTTACGATTTCAAGGGGATGATACCCAATGTGGATCGGGTAGATAGGCGGAATAACGAGCAAGGAAGAATCGCGAGGCTACTTGACGCTAATTGCGCAGGACGCTTATCGTTGCATTTACTCACGGATCAGACTATTGAGTATATGTATATGCATCACAAACACCAACTGCTCGAGTGGCTTGACTAATGATCGTGGAAAAAAGAAAGGGAATAACGACCTCCGATAGTCTCTTACATTTATATACCAGTAATGTGTATATCTACAACAAATACTAAGAATATTCGTCTTACATACAAATTTTGAGACGGTATTGCATTCAAACTTGAGATTATTGTTTCGTAACTCGATATAGAATCCACGCGTATTTTTTTTATACGTTACTTAGTTCCAACGCCATAACCTCATTAATTCGCATAAAGAGCGCCTCGAACTTTCGAGACAAGAGATACCGTAAGAGTTATCGAGGTGCGTAGGCGATGAAGAGATCAATGTACGAAACTGTTATATTTTCAGCTTTGatcgttaaaaaaataaaattacagtcCATTATTGAGCTTATTTAACCATctatattaaaagaaaattaacagAACGATATTTTGGAAATACGATTTTGTTCTATTTCTATACTTACGAAACAAAAGAACAACAAAATTTAAAGCATCTAGTAGGATTGCAACGTTTTCTAGTTAAATATCTCCGAGTTTCGGAATTGTAAAATACAAGAAAAATTAGAACGTGTCTAAAAGACGAAAATCTAATCAGAATTAGGTTAAAATAACGAGATCAAAAACGTGGAAAAGCGAACGTTGCGTGGAAATATCAGGGATGATTTTTAGTTAGAGAAAGTCGACTCCGACTGGTGTGTTGGCGCAAATAAAATCGGACCCTAAATAGCACGTCTGGCGAGGGGTTAAAACACCCGTTGGAAATAAAAAAGGCGCTGCACGCGCGGTCGTTCTGCATAACGACACGCGTGCCCCCTCTGTGTACATGTACAACACTATGACAGACATGTGTACAAATTTCAAATGATACACCCGCTTCAATTGATCATACCGTCCGACCGTAAAATTCCCGCAGCCAGGAAAGATTACGAACGATCTTGAAACGTCAGCGTTCTGGGAATATTGAAACACGGGCAGTCATTGAAATGGATACTATGAACAGGTTTTAAAAttcgtcgaaaagtttcaaGAACTTGCAAATTATCTGAATTGACCCCTGCCGTCGGAGGGCCATTATTCGGTTTAAAAACCGAGTCTaattatttaattgaatttaattGGGGTTCGTGCATTTCTGCAGATTGAACGATAAAGAGTCGGTGACATCAACTTGGAACAGAAACAagggataaaaaaaatttcaagcatcATTGTTCGCAATTACACCATCGTGCATTGTAAAAAGTTTTCAACCGAAACGATCGAGACGTTTCTAGAGGAGTGTCAAACTACATTGTTTTTTTAGACTTTTTTGCTTTAAATTCTCACAACGGCCGTGGTCCGAATAATTCATTCTGATTGTAATTATTCTGCAATTACAATTAAAGTAATTGTCTACGCCGCTAATCTAATATAAACATacataaatacaattttttatgaatatactTTACAAATACTGCATCTCGTTTACGTCTTATTTGTATATGCTAGGTCACGGTATAGCGTGTAATTGTTTGAGATTGGTTATAGCCAAAAAAATGTAAACACATCGATTCGCCTCTATCAAAATAGAAATGTTGTATAGAATATAACATTaataaaatatgttaaaaagaaaatttatgaaAGAACAATGGAATTGAAGAACTTGATTTATAGTTCCCATCGTACAAAGTAttcgaatatttaaaattgctgaaGCATTTGAATGCAGAGAAATTCGACAAGTTCTGGTCTTATTGCAAACTTACGAAAACATCAAAAAACAGAGTTACGCGTTGTACCTTTCTTTCGTAGTCTACGTTCGGCACAGCCAGCCAGGGCAACTCGGAAACGTGTGCACGGAAACTTTCTTCGAAGTCGAGTACGTCGGCTACGTTACTCCAGAGAACCACGTGCACaacttcgaatttttttctcctttcTCTGTCAGGATTCTCCGCGTCCCGATCGTTCTCCGTGTGCACCGAGTTGACGTTCGTATACAGTTCGAGCAGCTGACGCGTGAAGTCATCGCAGGTAGCACTGGGATTAATGAAACTAAAATACACACCGATCACCTCGCAAGTCGGCCGGCCGTTATCATCGACGAGCGAACCACTTGCATCGCACGGCTTCGTGTCCTGTTGATTAACCTGACTGCACCGCGACAGTTGTTTACCGAACAGTCTGTGTTGCCAACTGACCGGTTTCGCGGTGGCCGCAGGTGACTTTTTCGTTACGTTCCCCGAGGTGGATGATGCCTGCTCGCTGTAGCACGCGGCCATCGCGCGTAACAATTAGCCCGCTTCATTCACCGGCAACACGCACCGACGAACCTCACGTTTCTACACTGGTTAATACTCGAACTTCTCGCTGCTTCTTGCCGTCAACGCCGACTGATTCACGTTTCGCTGACTCGCAGCCCGCGACCAATCGCGAACTATTCGATCCGAACGGACCCGAGCAACCCCGAGTCGCGCCGATGAATGCGCGCTCTTTCTCCGTGCAAATCATTGGAACTATAGTATTATACGTTGCTAGTAAGTTGGCAATCAAGATGGTATAAAGGAAAGAAGAACAAGTCGCTACAATCTCGATTAACCCGTGATCGTCTAAACCAATAACGGAAAAATGTATGCCCTCATCTCTGTCGTTGTGCCTGAATAGGCAAGCCTATTTTACTACACCAATCAAACCCCTATTTCTTCCTACTGCTAACTCACTAGTAGAGCACAATACGTTCCATGAGAAAACCAAGTTGAATGTAAATAGGGTTTGTCGCGCATTAACTTCCCGAATGCAAGAACAgatttcttttaaatgtttactaTAGCTTTACAATTTCTGGTCAAACTATCAAACAAATATCAATGATTATTATCGATGCTtaaatttgttataatttttacaaaatatcgagtgatttacaatttctatattttgttagaaatataaagaatattttattttatatacataTTTGTAAAACAAATTGTATCGATCTATAAATTTTCTAAATAAGATTCACTAAAATCCACATCGTTCTTGAAATAAGTATAGCTGCTTATTAAGACGCTATTGTTGTATCCACATTAGTTCGTTTGAACTTACCATGGACTCGAAGCCATGAGTTCACTCTCTTTACATTCATCTTTACACTAAATAGAGAATAGATACACTTCTCGATATAGACTAAAGTCGATCAATCGAATTTTGATTTCAATTTGCATCGTGATTATCGTGAATGGATAGTAGAAAGTGTTGAAATAATTTGAAGAATTGGTGATGTATACTATAACCTAACAGAAAATAAAAACTGCGAATGTTAGGAATTTAAAAACGTGCCGTTTAATTTAAaaacaataatttaaatatgGATCTTATGAATTTAAGAAATGTACTTACTGTTAATATTTTATGTTTAGTAATTAATTATCGTTTTCTAACCTAGTTTTGTACGATTGTAAATAATGTTTGCAAAACTGTATTTTTATACGATTATTTTACAGTTGAAGGATTTTTTACTTCTGTATAACCAAATATCTGAAAGGTGTTTCAAACAATGTATGAATACATTTCTTTCGAGAGACATTACTACCGAGGAGGTGTGTTTTGTAATTAATTACATTTGTAGTCACTTATTGCGTTTAGACATTAAATGACATTAAGCTTTTCTTTCCAATCCGGCATTTTGCAGgatgtatgtataaaaaaatgtttggaaaaatacgttaatggaaattataaaatgATGACAGTATTTATGGAAGTTGAACCTGTTTTTACAAAGAAGAAGATAGAAGAAGTTCAAAAAGCTCAGGCAGCTTTACAAGCACAAACGGAAAACAATGTTCCTGAGAATGTTACATAATTGATATTATGCAAATTAACGAAATTTTCCATtatgtattttataggattaatCAACCTTAAAATAGTTCCccaaattgataaatattttataatatgtaCATTTCACATTGTATAAATAGTACTTATTAGCCATTATTATTGTATCAATACATCATAAGATCATTTTAAATACACTAACAAATAAATCAATGGTTAAAGAGTAATTGATATGcagaaaattataattattttttcacaattacattttcaatttcaatGTAAAGATTCAATATTCCGATATAAaaagtatattaaataatttttactctGTACAAAGCAAAGTATATAAGCATTCATTTATTATTAGGAATTTGTATACACATAATATACACACAATAACATCATGATTAGGAACATAATACATTAGCTACAATACGTTTTATGAACTAAAAAGTGTTTGAACAGTGTACCTCGGTAATGCAAGTTAGTCAATGTTACTCTGCaatcttatttttaattaataaatataagaCTGTACTGTTATTTTATTACAGTATGTTTTATTGGCCTAAATGCTCCTAATAAAATTTCTTGAATGATGGAATGTATTTATTGTATTATCAtagcaaaatatttaaaaaattgatcgattttCAAAGATTGTTCGTTAAATTAATACGAATTACACAaaagctaaaatattattagcataTCATGGTTATAAGTTTTATAAGTTCTGTTGATCCAAAGATAAATGCAGATTTACAACTATGACAATCTGCAGGAGTTTTGAAAATGCTATGAATTGTGTATGTATTTCGCATATGATTCATTTACACATATTA
This genomic window from Colletes latitarsis isolate SP2378_abdomen chromosome 8, iyColLati1, whole genome shotgun sequence contains:
- the LOC143344372 gene encoding mitochondrial import inner membrane translocase subunit Tim10B, giving the protein MDLMNLRNLKDFLLLYNQISERCFKQCMNTFLSRDITTEEDVCIKKCLEKYVNGNYKMMTVFMEVEPVFTKKKIEEVQKAQAALQAQTENNVPENVT